A region from the Gemmatimonadota bacterium genome encodes:
- a CDS encoding carbohydrate binding family 9 domain-containing protein, with protein MSRFNFGAVLILGLAPAIAFGQPSTKVARAARVSGAAPRVDGRLEPGEWAAAQVISDFLQQRPREGTEPTEKTEVWVLYDDQSLYIGARMHRANPADISRTVTRRDGFGNAERLVVTFDPQMDRRTGVGFGVSVAGVRSDWRHTQDDEMRGRESQFDPVWNAAAASDSAGWTAEMRIPFSQLRFPPNDQQRWGFQVDRWMPDKNEDIQWVMIPPRETGYISRFGTLEGIEGVRSMRPVELVPYVAGDATRRATAVTNNPLNHPYAGRLGMDAKFAVGSNLTLDATVNPDFGQVEADPAEVNLSAFETFFDERRPFFVEGAEMIRGPGAGYFYSRRIGAAPRGSASGDFVDIPRSSTILGATKLTGRLPSRLSVGGLLAVTAAENARTHSLDSAITRTVAVEPRAAFGVLRLQQEIGSQASTLGAAITAVRRDVGGDPVLGALMAREAYYGGFDWRLRFQQGRYALSGFVAGSHVAGDTGAIRRLQTGSVRFLQRPDLTHFKYDPLRTSLSGYSAQFRADKDAGRRILWGAEVKLESPGFEINDLGRLQSTDDVEYNADIQIRETIPGRYLQNWRLGFDTRGAYNYAGIHQENNWSQNTSLTFKNFWNFNLRTSFELPTINDALTRGGPLMGTAREFRQEIRLNGPFGARTGWRINGGYGTDEFGAWRRNVGGQLTLRPAPRWSLSTEPNFQRGTDPRQYVTTVTGGTRTYGSRYIFAFIDRTTISNRFRANYAFSPNLTLEAYAEPFLSSGKYSRFGELEAPRSKFLREYGTNGTRELVDSAGTRTITDGAESFTLDNRDFHVLSFRSNLVMRWEWTPGSTLFLVWQQNRRTSEAVGDAVRLNELWQTTRAAGDNFLSLKVSYWLPVRLGGGPQRTGRNDASEARD; from the coding sequence TTGTCCCGATTCAACTTCGGCGCCGTCCTGATCCTGGGACTCGCCCCTGCAATCGCCTTCGGCCAACCATCGACAAAGGTGGCCCGAGCCGCGCGCGTGTCGGGAGCCGCCCCACGCGTCGACGGGCGCCTCGAGCCCGGGGAGTGGGCCGCGGCCCAGGTGATCTCGGATTTCCTGCAACAGCGCCCCAGGGAAGGCACCGAGCCAACGGAGAAGACCGAGGTGTGGGTGCTGTATGACGACCAGTCCTTGTACATCGGCGCGCGCATGCATCGCGCCAACCCCGCGGACATTTCGCGGACGGTGACTCGACGCGATGGCTTCGGGAACGCGGAGCGCCTGGTGGTCACGTTCGATCCGCAGATGGACCGCCGGACGGGAGTCGGTTTTGGGGTGTCCGTCGCTGGCGTGCGCTCCGACTGGCGCCACACGCAGGACGACGAGATGCGCGGCCGTGAGAGCCAGTTCGACCCCGTGTGGAATGCCGCCGCCGCCTCGGACTCCGCGGGCTGGACCGCCGAGATGCGGATCCCCTTCTCCCAATTGCGCTTTCCACCTAACGATCAGCAGCGCTGGGGGTTCCAGGTGGATCGCTGGATGCCCGACAAGAACGAAGACATCCAGTGGGTGATGATTCCCCCGCGCGAAACCGGATACATCTCGCGCTTCGGGACGCTGGAGGGGATCGAAGGAGTGCGCTCGATGCGCCCGGTGGAGCTGGTCCCGTATGTCGCCGGCGACGCCACGCGGCGCGCCACGGCGGTCACGAACAACCCGCTCAATCACCCGTACGCCGGCCGGCTTGGCATGGACGCCAAGTTTGCCGTCGGCTCCAACCTCACCCTGGACGCGACGGTCAATCCCGACTTCGGCCAGGTTGAAGCAGATCCGGCCGAGGTCAACCTCTCCGCATTCGAGACGTTTTTTGACGAGCGACGCCCGTTCTTCGTGGAAGGAGCGGAGATGATTCGCGGCCCGGGGGCTGGGTATTTCTATTCCCGACGGATCGGCGCCGCACCACGAGGCAGTGCGAGCGGTGATTTCGTCGATATTCCACGTTCTTCGACCATCCTCGGCGCCACCAAGCTGACCGGTCGTCTCCCCTCACGATTGTCGGTTGGTGGGCTGCTCGCGGTCACGGCCGCCGAAAACGCGCGCACGCACTCACTCGACTCCGCGATCACCCGCACCGTCGCGGTGGAGCCACGCGCGGCGTTCGGTGTGCTTCGCTTGCAGCAGGAGATTGGTTCCCAGGCGTCGACACTCGGGGCGGCAATCACCGCCGTCCGTCGCGACGTCGGCGGTGACCCGGTCCTCGGGGCGCTGATGGCTCGCGAAGCGTACTACGGGGGCTTCGACTGGCGCCTCCGATTCCAGCAAGGGCGGTATGCGTTGAGCGGCTTCGTCGCCGGGTCGCACGTGGCGGGCGACACAGGGGCCATCCGCCGACTACAGACCGGTAGTGTCCGCTTTCTCCAGCGTCCGGACCTCACGCACTTCAAGTACGACCCACTGCGCACGTCGCTCTCGGGCTACTCCGCGCAGTTTCGCGCCGACAAGGACGCCGGGCGTCGCATCCTCTGGGGCGCGGAGGTCAAGCTCGAGTCCCCGGGGTTCGAGATCAACGACCTGGGCCGCCTCCAGTCCACCGACGACGTCGAGTACAACGCCGATATACAGATCCGCGAGACCATCCCCGGGCGCTACCTGCAAAACTGGCGACTCGGCTTCGATACCCGCGGCGCATACAACTATGCAGGGATCCACCAGGAGAACAACTGGAGCCAGAACACCTCGCTGACTTTCAAGAACTTCTGGAACTTCAACCTGCGTACCTCGTTCGAGCTTCCAACCATCAATGACGCCCTGACTCGAGGCGGCCCCCTGATGGGGACCGCACGCGAGTTTCGCCAGGAGATCCGCCTGAACGGTCCGTTTGGTGCGCGCACCGGGTGGCGCATCAACGGCGGCTATGGGACGGACGAGTTCGGTGCCTGGCGCCGCAACGTTGGCGGCCAGCTTACCCTCCGGCCGGCTCCGCGTTGGTCCCTGTCCACGGAGCCGAACTTCCAGCGCGGGACGGATCCCCGGCAGTACGTGACCACCGTGACCGGCGGCACGCGAACCTACGGCTCACGCTACATCTTCGCGTTCATCGATCGCACGACCATCTCCAATCGATTCCGCGCCAACTACGCCTTCTCGCCGAACCTCACCCTCGAGGCGTACGCCGAGCCGTTCCTGTCCTCGGGGAAGTACTCCCGCTTCGGCGAGTTGGAGGCCCCTCGCAGCAAGTTCCTCCGGGAGTACGGCACCAATGGGACCCGCGAGCTGGTGGACAGCGCGGGCACCCGGACGATCACCGACGGCGCGGAGAGCTTCACGCTCGACAATCGCGACTTTCACGTCCTGTCGTTCCGCTCCAACCTGGTGATGCGGTGGGAGTGGACACCTGGCAGCACCCTCTTCCTGGTGTGGCAGCAGAACCGCCGCACGAGCGAGGCGGTGGGCGACGCCGTTCGCCTCAACGAACTCTGGCAGACGACGCGGGCCGCCGGCGACAACTTCCTCTCCCTCAAGGTCAGCTATTGGCTCCCGGTGCGACTCGGCGGCGGGCCTCAGCGCACCGGTCGCAATGACGCCAGCGAGGCGAGGGACTGA
- the ggt gene encoding gamma-glutamyltransferase — protein MRLRPFFLALLVPLAGTAQERDATSTRGVVVSTSDIASDVGAAILGKGGNAIDAAVATGFALAVTHPSAGNIGGGGFMVIRFADGRSTTIDYREKAPLRSTRTMYLGADGKIDRSLTAAGWLAPGVPGTVRGLALAHQKYGKLPWADVVRPAAELAANGFRVSKGFAESLNGFVRRSGARFPSTREAYGKAGGAEWQEGDTLRLTDLGRSLGAIATDPNAFYTGWIADSIDRQMKANGGIMTKRDLAAYRAVERAPVKGTFLGHEVISMPPPSSGGAVVIQTLNILEALGVSRFSNANDPALLHLRIEAAKRVYRDRARWMGDPDFVKVPVARMISPAYARELARGIDTTKSTTSVVLGKGLITVPADESDETTHYSVVDTWGNAVSNTYTLEGGYGSGVVVRGAGFILNNEMGDFNKKPGETNLTGDIGTPPNLIAPGKRMLSSMSPVIVAKDGQLRLVTGSPGGRTIPNTTLSVVLGVAAFGLTAREAVDLPRLHHQWLPDAASFETGVADDATIEGLKAKGHTIRVGSRQGDAHSIVYDASTKTAYGAADRRTPDSKASAPPQ, from the coding sequence ATGCGCCTTCGTCCATTCTTCCTCGCCCTCCTCGTGCCGTTGGCAGGCACCGCGCAGGAGCGCGATGCCACCTCAACACGGGGCGTGGTGGTCTCCACCTCCGACATCGCATCCGACGTCGGCGCGGCGATTCTCGGGAAAGGCGGGAATGCGATTGATGCCGCGGTCGCGACCGGATTCGCGCTCGCGGTGACTCACCCCAGCGCCGGCAACATTGGTGGTGGCGGCTTCATGGTCATTCGCTTTGCCGATGGGCGATCCACCACGATCGACTATCGCGAGAAGGCCCCCCTGCGCTCGACGCGCACCATGTACCTCGGCGCCGACGGCAAGATCGATCGCTCGCTCACGGCCGCTGGCTGGCTGGCCCCCGGAGTGCCCGGCACGGTCCGTGGACTCGCCCTCGCGCACCAGAAGTACGGCAAGCTTCCGTGGGCCGACGTTGTGCGTCCAGCGGCCGAGCTCGCGGCGAACGGCTTCCGGGTGTCGAAGGGGTTCGCCGAGAGCCTCAACGGGTTCGTCCGACGCAGTGGGGCGCGCTTCCCGTCGACGCGCGAAGCGTATGGCAAGGCGGGGGGCGCGGAGTGGCAGGAAGGCGACACGCTGCGCCTCACCGACCTCGGGCGATCGTTAGGCGCCATCGCCACGGACCCGAACGCGTTCTACACCGGCTGGATCGCCGACTCCATCGACCGCCAGATGAAGGCCAATGGCGGCATCATGACCAAGCGCGACCTCGCCGCATACCGCGCAGTGGAGCGCGCCCCGGTCAAGGGCACCTTTCTCGGCCACGAGGTGATCTCCATGCCTCCGCCCAGCTCCGGCGGCGCCGTGGTGATCCAGACCCTGAACATTCTCGAGGCCCTCGGCGTCTCGCGCTTCAGCAATGCCAACGACCCTGCCCTCCTGCACCTGAGAATCGAGGCCGCCAAGCGGGTGTATCGCGACCGCGCGCGCTGGATGGGCGACCCGGACTTCGTGAAGGTGCCGGTGGCGAGGATGATCTCCCCGGCCTACGCGCGCGAGCTGGCGCGCGGCATCGACACGACGAAAAGCACGACCTCCGTGGTACTGGGCAAGGGATTGATCACGGTGCCCGCCGACGAGAGTGACGAGACCACGCACTACTCCGTGGTCGACACCTGGGGCAACGCCGTGAGCAACACCTACACGCTCGAAGGAGGGTATGGCTCCGGCGTGGTCGTCCGCGGGGCCGGGTTCATCCTGAACAACGAGATGGGGGACTTCAACAAGAAGCCGGGGGAGACCAACCTGACCGGTGATATCGGCACGCCACCGAACCTGATCGCGCCGGGGAAGCGCATGTTGAGCTCCATGTCACCGGTGATCGTGGCGAAGGACGGGCAACTCCGGCTGGTGACGGGGTCCCCGGGTGGGCGGACGATCCCCAACACCACGCTGTCCGTCGTGCTTGGGGTCGCCGCGTTCGGACTCACCGCGCGTGAGGCGGTAGACCTTCCCCGCCTGCACCACCAGTGGCTGCCGGACGCGGCCTCGTTCGAGACCGGCGTGGCGGATGACGCAACGATCGAGGGGCTGAAGGCGAAGGGACACACGATTCGCGTGGGCAGCCGCCAGGGGGATGCCCACTCTATCGTTTACGACGCTTCGACGAAGACCGCCTACGGCGCAGCGGACCGGCGCACCCCGGACTCCAAGGCGAGCGCCCCGCCGCAGTAA